The following is a genomic window from Streptomyces sp. BHT-5-2.
CTGGCACCTCGGCCCGGACGGCGACTGGACCCGGCACGCGGTGGACGCGGACGGCACCCCGCTGCGGAACGTACAGGAAATGCTCATCGACGCCCGGAGGCGCCGGCGTGGCCCAGCGACATGACCGGCCGGCCGGGGAGCCGCGGCCCGGTCTCCTCGGTACCGGCACGGGAAGCGGAATCGGAAGCGCAATCGGATACGAGCCCGGCCGCGCGCCGGGGGCCTGCGCCGCAGTGGTGGACGGGCCGGGGGACGGTGTGTACGGGGACCGGGTGTACGGGGAGGCGCTGCACGGGACGGACGGGGGTCCGTACGGGATGCGGAGCGGGGAGGCTGCCAACGGGGCGGCGTACGGGGGCGGCGGCCCCGGGCCCGGGCTCGCCGGGCGGACGGCCGAGGAGGTGCTGGCCGGCTACCTGCACCGGCACTCCGCGGACTTCCTGCGCAGTCTGCGGCTCCACCGGGAGGCCGGGCCGGACGCGGCGGGCGCGGGCGAGGCGGCCCGGCAGCTGCGCCGCGCCGCCCGCCGGATCAGCGCCACGCTCTACACCTTCCGGCCGCTGACCGAGGAGGTCTGGGCCGATCAACTCCGTACCGAACTGGGGTGGTTGAGCGGCACGTTCGCCCGCGAGCAGGCGTGCGTGGCACGCCGCGACCGGCTGATGGCGGCGCTCCAGCGGCTGACCGGGCGGGGCGAGCGCCCGGCCGAGCGGGGCGGCCGTGGGGCCCGGGGCGGCGGCCGGAGCGCCCGGGACGCCCGCCCGGTCGCGTCCGCCGCGGCCACCCCCGGTGCAAGCACCGGCTCCACTGGAGCGGGTTACGCCGCGCCCCCTGCCGCCGAGCCGGACGAGGAGAGCGCGCTGGCCGTCGGCGCGGCGCGGGCCGGCGCGCTGCTCGACCGGCAGCTCACCCTCGCCCGCACGCGCGCCCACTCCGCCGCGCTCCAGGCACTCGGCTCGTCCCGCTTCCACGCCGTCGCGGACGCGGTGGCGGTGCTGGCCTCCGAGGCGCCGCTGGCCCGCCGGGCCGCCGAACTGTCCGCCGCGGACGCGCTGCCGCCGCTCGCCGAGCAGGCGCACCGCCGGCTCGCCGAGGCGGTCGCCACCCTGCCGCTGGCCCGCGCCGGCCACCCGTACAACGCCGCCGCGCTCGCCGTGGACCCGCACCAGGACGCGCCCTGGCACCAGGTCCGCCAGCTGATCCGGCTGAGCCACTACGGCCGGGAGGTGGTGGCCCCGGACGCGAGCGACCCCCGGCTGACCGCGTCCGGCCGGGCCCTCGCGCAGCACCGCGACGCCGCCGAGGCCGCCGCCGCTGCCGCC
Proteins encoded in this region:
- a CDS encoding CHAD domain-containing protein — protein: MRSGEAANGAAYGGGGPGPGLAGRTAEEVLAGYLHRHSADFLRSLRLHREAGPDAAGAGEAARQLRRAARRISATLYTFRPLTEEVWADQLRTELGWLSGTFAREQACVARRDRLMAALQRLTGRGERPAERGGRGARGGGRSARDARPVASAAATPGASTGSTGAGYAAPPAAEPDEESALAVGAARAGALLDRQLTLARTRAHSAALQALGSSRFHAVADAVAVLASEAPLARRAAELSAADALPPLAEQAHRRLAEAVATLPLARAGHPYNAAALAVDPHQDAPWHQVRQLIRLSHYGREVVAPDASDPRLTASGRALAQHRDAAEAAAAAAAAARTPRIAPATAYALGVLHADQRHEVEAARYAFGRVWLPGPSTERTG